From Procambarus clarkii isolate CNS0578487 chromosome 49, FALCON_Pclarkii_2.0, whole genome shotgun sequence, a single genomic window includes:
- the LOC138351258 gene encoding apical junction molecule-like, whose protein sequence is MDRVQEFITKEDPLILESCTKEQLKQIAEHYEIELVSTKVVNMRQELGNKVRSRREDVGAVGLDVSAKESGEQDNEEVSSNSSRRSGSLEYELERLKLEAQIKREERQFQLKKLKLEKVRLESEQKTCVELEKEKTKQMEIEANKFVAAQRREREVHSESTPMPAAYDHKAREKEVPQFCPEESESFFEHFEKVATLKQWPEEDWAQLVQIRLTGAAREAYTQLSLDDCKNYWTVKNSVLRSFLLTPEAYRKRFREMVKTQRSTYAETARDLERRLQRWMGSEKVESFEDLKQLMLMEKFLEMVTPDTRFKVQEAGIKTLLEAADKADVITEAYRSLQEYEEKGHAKLQGSKRRYTWNSRDGRGYTGKPIARQSQGYVEFSPTGGDTFEGQASAPSGQGENTSRYRGTGQWRRGESYYNGQRCSRGRGFSSQVICYTCNKPGHLNRECRQGRRVVSLTVSKYRSPYINLEEELPQEKMSITKGYNPFISKGMVSIGGQHDQQVTILPDTGANQSLILKSLIPEYRSCINGQIIKVRGINSEMHIPVCTVKLTSDYFTDEVMLGVCSDIPVPGVHVILGNDLCGSSVLPEVLRSDVPNEHQNNVRQYSGGSLRR, encoded by the coding sequence ATGGATCGTGTCCAAGAATTTATAACAAAAGAGGACCCATTGATTTTGGAGAGCTGTACGAAAGAACAGCTGAAGCAAATCGCCGAACACTATGAGATAGAATTAGTGTCGACTAAAGTGGTCAATATGAGACAAGAACTTGGAAATAAAGTAAGGTCTCGACGCGAAGACGTCGGAGCGGTAGGATTAGATGTGAGTGCAAAGGAAAGTGGGGAACAAGATAATGAGGAAGTGTCTTCTAATTCGTCTCGTAGGAGTGGAAGTTTAGAATATGAATTGGAACGTTTGAAACTGGAAGCTCAAATTAAGAGGGAAGAGAGACAGTTTCAGTTAAAGAAACTGAAATTGGAGAAAGTGAGACTTGAAAGTGAGCAAAAAACGTGTGTAGAATTAGAAAAGGAGAAAACGAAGCAAATGGAAATCGAAGCAAATAAATTTGTGGCTGCTCAGAGGCGAGAGCGAGAGGTACACTCGGAGAGCACACCTATGCCTGCAGCATATGATCACAAGGCACGTGAAAAGGAGGTTCCGCAATTTTGTCCAGAAGAGTCTGAGTCTTTTtttgagcattttgaaaaagttgctACACTAAAGCAGTGGCCAGAGGAGGATTGGGCCCAATTGGTGCAAATAAGATTGACTGGGGCAGCGAGAGAGGCCTATACCCAGCTCTCTCTTGACGATTGTAAAAATTACTGGACTGTGAAAAACAGCGTATTAAGGTCATTTCTACTGACACCTGAAgcttaccggaagcggttcagagaaatGGTAAAGACACAGAGGAGCACATATGCTGAAACAGCCAGAGATTTGGAACGTAGATTGCAAAGATGGATGGGTTCCGAAAAGGTAGAATCTTTCGAAGACTTGAAACAATTGATGTTAATGGAAAAATTCTTGGAGATGGTGACTCCAGACACCAGGTTTAAGGTTCAAGAAGCAGGAATAAAAACACTCTTAGAAGCAGCGGACAAAGCAGATGTAATTACGGAAGCTTACAGAAGTCTCCAGGAATATGAAGAAAAAGGTCACGCAAAGTTGCAGGGTAGTAAAAGACGGTATACGTGGAACAGTAGAGATGGTCGTGGATATACTGGCAAGCCAATAGCCCGACAAAGTCAGGGGTATGTGGAATTTTCTCCGACGGGAGGTGACACATTCGAGGGTCAGGCTAGCGCACCCTCGGGTCAGGGAGAAAATACGTCTAGATATCGAGGTACAGGACAGTGGAGACGTGGCGAATCCTATTATAATGGACAACGTTGTTCGAGAGGACGAGGATTCTCTTCTCAGGTAATATGCTACACATGTAACAAGCCTGGACACTTAAATAGAGAGTGTAGGCAAGGCAGAAGAGTGGTGTCCCTCACAGTAAGTAAATACAGAAGTCCTTATATAAATTTAGAGGAGGAATTGCCTCAGGAGAAGATGTCCATTACGAAAGGATATAACCCTTTCATTAGCAAAGGTATGGTGAGCATTGGGGGTCAGCATGATCAACAAGTCACAatattacctgacacaggagcgaatCAGAGCTTAATACTGAAAAGCTTGATTCCTGAGTACAGATCTTGTATAAATGGACAAATAATTAAGGTACGGGGTATAAATTCAGAGATGCATATACCTGTGTGTACAGTAAAGCTAACCTCTGATTACTTTACAGATGAAGTGATGTTAGGAGTGTGCTCGGACATACCCGTTCCTGGAGTACATGTCATCTTGGGCAACGATTTGTGCGGCTCAAGTGTGTTGCCAGAGGTACTGCGCAGTGATGTACCAAACGAACATCAAAACAACGTTCGCCAGTATTCTGGAGGATCCCTCAGAAGATGA